From a region of the Nerophis lumbriciformis linkage group LG06, RoL_Nlum_v2.1, whole genome shotgun sequence genome:
- the LOC133608477 gene encoding uncharacterized protein: protein MLRWSVNGRLSAAFVRNICSLSGVRGGTFSGKKRRTTTTSTTGRFFSRLQMELHKADVIEEDPPEKQQWSPRVEKEEQHIKEEEEECSINQEEEQLEVLNVIVKSDEDEARWSQLEDGQSEVKRRSDADHLLVPLSDSDTPDTDDEDSETDMMRHTDRHFECCQCDKIFDKVTRLKSHMKCHKEDKIFICPFCGKSFSVQEHLLTHMMIHTGEKPFICSICGGCFALKNTLIIHMRTHSGEKPFTCSVCGEKFSQKVNLTTHMRTHTGEKPFPCSVCGENFSQKGNLMKHMRTHTGEKPFPCSVCGEKFSQKGNLIIHMRTHTGEKPFPCSVCGKTFSLKGSLMKHTRTHTGEKPFSCSVCSEKFAQKGNLNIHRRKHTGEKPFGCGVCDEKFPQKVQLNKHKCAGEKSSRTRSAAEYWRRAVTRQWTWVKKIHISGIQTFDPVIHIVAANEKWHLLPNSDDQQRPTSDVKEVFVDLERTNVEYEGELCRTKEEFEPQRQLLDAVFKTQMESHGADVDEEHLPPEQLEWSPRVEQEESQPPYIKEEEEEHSISQDEADVSKFPVIRVIVKSDEDEAQWSQLDDSPSEGTRRSEARSLLAPLSESDHSDDENIKGDGRSQNDSKHFKCSQCDKAFGRKRNLKTHMMSHTGEKPFICSICGGGFSLKGTLMIHMRTHTGEKPFPCDICYERFSQKVNLTKHMRKHTGEKPFPCSVCGEKFSQKGNLVIHMRWHSGEKPFGCPVCGENFSQKGNLMIHLRTHTGEKPFPCEMCGQMFARKDILLKHTRTHTGEKPFPCSVCGERFAQKGNLKTHTRKHTGEKPFSCDACNEKFAYKYQLNKHKCAGELGSSK from the exons ATGCTGAGATGGTCGGTGAATGGGCGACTTTCTGCCGCTTTTGTGAGAAATATTTGTAGTCTTAGTGGAGTACGTGGAGGAACTTTCTCGGGAAAAAAGAGGAGAACGACGACAACGTCAACAACTGGACGCTTTTTTTCCAGGCTTCAAATGGAGTTACACAAAGCAG acgtcattGAAGAAGATCCCCCTGAGAAGCAGCAGTGGAGCCCCAGGGTGGAGAAAGAGGAGCAACACAttaaggaggaagaagaagagtgcAGCATCAATCAGGAGGAGGAGCAACTTGAAGTACTTAACGTGATCGTGAAAAGCGACGAAGACGAAGCTCGGTGGTCACAGCTTGAAGACGGTCAAAGTGAGGTGAAGAGAAGGTCAGACGCTGACCACCTCTTAGTGCCACTATCAGATAGCGACACTCCTGACACTGACGATGAGGACTCTGAAACTGACATGATGCGTCACACTGACAGACACTTTGAATGCTGTCAGTGCGACAAAATTTTTGACAAGGTGACACGTTTGAAGTCACACATGAAATGTCACAAAGAAGACAAAATCTTCATCTGCCCGTTTTGTGGTAAGAGCTTCAGTGTGCAGGAACACTTGCTCACTCACATGATGATCcacaccggagagaaaccttTCATTTGTTCAATCTGCGGTGGATGTTTTGCCCTGAAAAATACTTTGATCATACACATGCGAACGCACAGCGGCGAGAAACCTTTCACTTGCTCGGTTTGCGGCGAGAAGTTCTCCCAGAAAGTCAATTTGAcaacacacatgagaacgcacacgggaGAGAAGCCTTTTCCCTGTTCGGTGTGCGGGGAGAATTTCTCCCAAAAAGGTAACCTGATGAAACATATGAGAACGCACACTGGCGAGAAACCATTCCCCTGCTCAGTTTGTGGCGAGAAATTCTCCCAGAAAGGGAATTTGATCatccacatgagaacgcacaccggCGAGAAACCGTTTCCTTGCTCGGTGTGCGGCAAAACGTTCTCTCTGAAAGGCAGTTTGATGAAACACACCCGGACGCACACGGGGGAGAAACCCTTTTCTTGTTCCGTGTGCAGCGAGAAGTTTGCTCAAAAAGGAAATCTGAACATACATAGAAGGAAACACACCGGTGAGAAACCGTTCGGCTGCGGTGTGTGCGACGAAAAGTTCCCTCAGAAGGTGCAGCTGaacaaacacaagtgtgctggtgagaagagCAGCAGGAC gagGTCGGCAGCAGAATATTGGAGGAGAGCAGTCACCAGACAGTGGACGTGGGTCAAAAAAATACACATCAGCGGGATCCAAACATTTGATCCGGTCATCCACATTGTGGCGGCAAACGAGAAGTGGCATCTTTTGCCAAACTCCGATGATCAGCAG CGACCAACTTCTGACGTCAAAGAAGTGTTTGTCGACTTAGAAAGGACCAACGTGGAGTACGAGGGCGAACTTTGTCGAACAAAAGAGGAGTTCGAGCCAcaacgtcaactactggacgctgttttcaagactCAAATGGAGTCACACGGAGCAG ATGTCGATGAAGAACATCTTCCACCGGAGCAGCTCGAGTGGAGCCCCAGGGTGGAGCAGGAGGAGTCACAGCCCCcttacattaaagaggaagaggaggagcacagcatcagtcaggatgAGGCTGACGTCAGCAAATTTCCGGTGATTCGTGTGATTGTGAAGAGCGATGAGGACGAAGCTCAGTGGTCACAACTTGATGACAGTCCAAGTGAGGGGACGAGAAGATCGGAAGCACGGAGCCTCTTAGCGCCACTTTCTGAAAGTGATCATAGTGATGACGAAAACATTAAAGGTGACGGGAGATCACAAAATGACAGCAAGCACTTTAAGTGTTCTCAATGTGATAAAGCTTTTGGCAGAAAGCGAAATTTGAAAACGCACATGATGagccacactggagagaaacctttcatTTGTTCAATCTGCGGCGGCGGGTTTTCTCTCAAAGGCACCTTGATGATACACATGAGAACTCACACCGGGGAGAAACCTTTtccctgtgacatttgctacgaaAGATTCTCCCAGAAAGTCAATTTAACAAAACACATGAGAAAGcacaccggagagaaaccttttCCCTGCTCGGTGTGCGGCGAAAAATTCTCCCAGAAAGGAAATTTGGTGATACACATGAGGTGGCACTCAGGCGAGAAACCTTTTGGCTGCCCAGTTTGTGGGGAAAACTTCTCCCAAAAGGGAAATTTAATGATACATTTGAGGACACACACTGGGGAAAAGCCTTTTCCCTGTGAAATGTGCGGGCAAATGTTTGCCAGGAAGGACATTTTGCTGAAGCACACGCGAACGCACACCGGCGAGAAACCATTTCCTTGCTCGGTTTGCGGCGAGAGATTTGCTCAAAAGGGCAACCTGAAGACGCACACTAGgaaacacactggagagaaacccttTAGCTGCGACGCGTGCAATGAGAAGTTTGCTTACAAATACCAGCTGaacaaacacaagtgtgctggtgagctCGGCAGCAGTAAATGA